From a region of the Labrus mixtus chromosome 5, fLabMix1.1, whole genome shotgun sequence genome:
- the LOC132974464 gene encoding granzyme A-like has translation MGFQCIHQHFKMLYLRGFIVCICCMVLLIVQSGHGSEIIDGKEVTPHSLPYMALLQIKTPKCGGILISPDWVLTAAHCGEIQEVLLGVHSINQKEKDSRQVQKVKRFPHPCYDADDNGNDLMLLKLNKSVTKTKTVQWHELRNNIKAPTAGSKCLVAGWGKTKNNARGMSNVLMEVNVTVIDRKKCNSPKYYNLKPFISSSMICAGTDGNNSADTCEGDSGGPILCNGQVIGVTSFGAKCGLKEKPGVYSFLSEKQLKWIKTTMNKPDI, from the exons CAGTGCATCCACCAACATTTCAAGATGCTCTACCTCAGGGGCTTCATTGTTTGTATCTGTTGTATGGTTCTCCTCATTGTCCAGTCAG GTCATGGCTCTGAGATTATTGATGGGAAAGAAGTGACGCCTCACTCACTGCCCTACATGGCTCTGCTGCAGATCAAAACTCCCAAGTGTGGAGGCATTCTGATCAGTCCAGACTGGGTCCTGACTGCTGCCCACTGTGGAGA aatcCAGGAAGTGTTGCTGGGGGTGCACTCCATCAATCAAAAGGAAAAGGACTCCAGGCAGGTGCAAAAGGTCAAGAGGTTTCCTCACCCCTGCTACGATGCGGATGACAATGGCAACGACCTCATGTTGCTCAAG CTGAATAAATCAGTGACGAAAACCAAAACAGTGCAATGGCATGAGTTGCGTAACAACATTAAAGCCCCAACTGCCGGCAGCAAATGCCTCGTGGCTGGATGGgggaaaacaaagaacaatgcCAGGGGGATGTCCAATGTTCTGATGGAAGTCAATGTGACCGTGATCGACAGAAAGAAGTGCAACTCGCCCAAATATTACAACCTCAAACCTTttatcagcagcagcatgatATGTGCCGGCACAGACGGTAACAACAGCGCAGATACCTGTGAG GGGGATTCAGGAGGGCCAATATTGTGCAATGGACAGGTAATCGGAGTGACTTCTTTTGGAGCAAAATGTGGCCTAAAGGAAAAGCCTGGAGTGTACTCGTTTCTCTCtgaaaaacaactcaaatgGATCAAAACGACCATGAATAAGCCTGACATATAA
- the LOC132974451 gene encoding proepiregulin-like: MGNSKPSTLLSLIGVMLLWPYVLTKSVSSSSSLTAVQGEERPHVVKRSTQKCESTFDKYCLNNGLCMLLVDINEHHCKCEDGFYGPRCGNLELVFQPMAEEQILLTVFCVILLMIGLAGALYFCCKWYKKNRFSRPPKRQGYKGVQCDSIPLHQPL, translated from the exons ATGGGGAACAGCAAACCTTCAACGCTCCTCTCACTCATCG GTGTCATGCTGCTCTGGCCGTATGTTCTCACAAAGAGCGTCTCATCCAGCTCTTCTCTCACTGCAG TTCAGGGAGAAGAGCGCCCTCATGTGGTGAAGCGGTCAACACAGAAATGTGAAAGCACATTTGATAAATACTGTCTGAACAACGGCCTGTGCATGCTGCTGGTGGACATCAACGAACATCACTGCAA GTGTGAGGATGGCTTCTACGGTCCCAGGTGTGGAAACCTGGAGCTGGTGTTTCAGCCAATGGCAGAAGAGCAGATCCTCCTCACTGTTTTCTGTGTGATTCTGCTGATGATCGGTCTGGCTGGAGCTCTGTACTTCTGCTGCAAATG GTACAAGAAAAACAGATTCTCACGTCCCCCAAAGCGGCAGGGCTACAAAGGCGTCCAGTGTGACTCGATCCCGTTGCATCAACCTCTCTAA
- the areg gene encoding amphiregulin yields MNTLVLTCLLCFVVYRAPGTQGSEAKLTTVLAGVTGGPASGEGLLSSMSYDDELDVDEELSGGDDENFSLPELHLSKDDKKKRKGKGKKKSRLRNKSTTPFNPEHRFSTSGHTSTHTLTHSTTEDPCTSTHQDYCIHGYCKYIEGLQEPVCICMKGYDGERCGIHTLETKFKTPMDQNNTELVQTVLVIIAVILSVISCTAILLMICAHYRSHKNFLASYLGTGSEQEKLQKPMADIVV; encoded by the exons ATGAACACTCTCGTCCTCACCTGTCTCCTGTGCTTCG TAGTCTACAGAGCTCCTGGCACTCAGGGATCTGAGGCCAAGTTGACCACTGTACTAGCTGGAGTGACAGGGGGTCCAGCCTCCGGGGAGGGCCTCCTGAGTTCGATGAGCTATGATGATGAGCTGGATGTAGACGAAGAACTGTCAGGAGGAGACGACGAAAATTTCAGCCTTCCTG AATTACATCTCAGTAAAGATgacaagaagaaaaggaaaggcaAAGGCAAGAAGAAGAGCAGGCTCAGGAACAAAAGCACAACTCCTTTTAATCCTGAGCACAGGTTCTCCACAAGCGGACACACATCgactcacacactgactcacagcACCACAGAGGACCCCTGCACCTCCACCCACCAGGACTACTGCATTCATGGTTACTGCAAGTACATCGAGGGCCTGCAGGAGCCGGTGTGCAT ATGTATGAAGGGTTACGACGGAGAGCGCTGTGGGATCCACACTCTGGAGACCAAGTTCAAAACCCCCATGGATCAGAACAACACTGAGCTGGTGCAGACAGTCTTAGTGATCATTGCTGTAATCCTATCAGTCATCAGCTGCACGGCCATCCTGCTCATGATCTGTGCTCA TTACAGGTCGCATAAAAACTTCCTGGCATCCTACCTGGGAACTGGGTCTGAGCAGGAGAAGCTACAGAAACCGATGGCTGACATTGTGGTGTGA
- the LOC132974993 gene encoding epigen-like: MFTQRQTNMEKVVLSAATVLILLTSAGNSAMLSDILLTTKTPALSNSSLTTLINNGSMEEPRVLHSHKPCGSENENYCENGGKCMFPQDSEKPFCICTSSYSGPRCLFFLDNSRSLADLEGLMGIVFGVLMLTIVLAILFYCFVYKRCIKSAPLIKSAPSESSV, encoded by the exons AtgttcacacaaagacagacgaaCATGGAGAAGG TTGTCCTGTCAGCAGCAACAGTGCTGATTCTCCTGACCTCAGCAGGAAATTCTGCAATGCTGAGCGACATCCTCCTTACCACTAAAACTCCTGCTCTGTCAAACTCCTCTCTGACCACACTGATCAACAATG gcaGTATGGAGGAACCTCGCGTTCTGCACTCACATAAACCATGTGGAAGCGAAAATGAAAACTACTGTGAGAATGGTGGAAAGTGCATGTTCCCTCAAGACAGTGAAAAACCTTTCTGCAT CTGCACGTCTTCGTACAGTGGGCCTCGCTGCCTCTTCTTCCTCGATAACAGCCGCTCTCTGGCTGATCTGGAGGGACTGATGGGTATCGTTTTTGGGGTTCTCATGCTGACCATTGTCCTGGCCATCTTATTCTACTGCTTTGTCTATAAGAG GTGTATAAAATCAGCACCACTCATAAAATCTGCCCCGTCTGAGTCATCAGTGTGA